A portion of the Methanomassiliicoccus sp. genome contains these proteins:
- a CDS encoding ABC transporter substrate-binding protein gives MQGRNKLLIAVAVVITAAVVVAGATTMFSTKTNGTTTLRIGVLPVIDTLPLYVGVEQGLFSDQGVNVELVEFNSAIERDAAFTAGSIDGYFGDLVNTLVIAKSTGVKVITVDYHTLSDHRMFAILASPHSGINDLSQLNGTAIATSRASISEYFLGEMLKANNVTSEPRINEVPAISIRYQSLMSGQLSVAVLPEPFATRAIENGAILLADDRGIDTTATVIALRDSTVSQHGAAVRSFLAGYNASVTLVNQDPMAFNTTLESRIHFPPELETSFDFPPMSAIALPTAADLQRVQDWMVSKGMLTAVADYGKVMATELYG, from the coding sequence ATGCAAGGCCGGAACAAGCTACTCATCGCCGTGGCCGTGGTCATCACGGCTGCCGTCGTGGTCGCAGGGGCGACGACCATGTTCTCAACCAAGACCAACGGGACCACGACCCTACGCATCGGAGTGCTCCCCGTCATCGACACCCTGCCCCTCTATGTAGGTGTGGAGCAGGGCCTGTTCTCCGACCAAGGGGTAAATGTGGAGCTTGTGGAGTTCAACAGCGCCATCGAGCGTGACGCTGCCTTCACCGCCGGCAGCATAGACGGTTACTTCGGGGATTTGGTCAACACTCTGGTCATCGCCAAGAGCACCGGGGTCAAAGTCATCACAGTGGATTATCACACCCTGTCGGACCATCGCATGTTCGCCATACTGGCGTCCCCTCATTCCGGCATCAACGATCTCTCGCAGCTCAACGGCACGGCCATCGCCACCTCCCGTGCTTCAATATCCGAATACTTCCTCGGGGAGATGCTGAAGGCCAATAACGTCACCAGCGAACCGAGGATCAATGAGGTGCCGGCAATATCCATCAGATACCAGTCACTTATGTCCGGCCAGCTCAGCGTAGCCGTCCTCCCGGAACCTTTTGCCACCAGGGCCATCGAGAACGGGGCCATCCTCCTGGCCGACGATCGGGGGATCGACACCACCGCCACGGTCATCGCCCTGCGCGACAGCACAGTCTCCCAACATGGGGCCGCCGTCAGGAGCTTCCTCGCCGGATACAATGCCAGTGTGACGCTGGTCAACCAGGACCCGATGGCTTTCAACACCACCCTCGAGTCCAGGATCCACTTCCCCCCTGAGCTGGAGACTAGCTTCGACTTCCCGCCCATGTCGGCGATCGCCCTTCCCACTGCCGCCGACCTGCAGAGGGTCCAGGATTGGATGGTCTCGAAGGGGATGCTCACCGCCGTTGCTGATTACGGCAAGGTAATGGCTACCGAGCTGTACGGGTGA